A single window of Microbispora hainanensis DNA harbors:
- a CDS encoding DEAD/DEAH box helicase: MAALSDTGRLMPETATKASLQIGFGDGVARARLYARSDHEDNLKRLALKFPTGIMRMSGVLEVDVDDLLVNLAALASWPEPGTVTWDPQLAALASDSAHDAQVMGERIDKGGVPSDVASEDVPHLLGSSWIGDLTEFQIRDIARLLSLRHGANFSVPGAGKTRVGLAVFHALRNKGVERLLIVGPKSCYESWLFENQQCLAEPLRMEIYGKDNDPSADSLIVNYERLRFDGVANDLGQWLAARPSMLLLDEAHRMKLGADGTYGAACLALGPRARHRLILTGTPAPNGPKDLENLFGFVWPGHGRQKVVQAVGGGDLAKASQVLRPLFTRTTKNELGLPPVTTSLRLVPMPPLHQEIYEALRGRFSARAAGSETDFIALGKIVVYMLMAATSPALLAVGATRYEPLAYRVPPLAVPANSPLSTLMRDLPNYEMSPKYQEVLAIVAANAARGRKTLVWSTFIRSLNTLNRILGEFRPAIVHGGTEDREAEILRFRRDPSCMVLLSNPATLGEGISLHHECHDAVYVDRDFAAGRFLQSLDRIHRLGLSPDAETRITVLASEGTIDELVEQRLADKLLFMGSILDDPTVRELADLYEEPAIGGGLDQRDLQALMGHLRATAA, from the coding sequence ATGGCTGCTCTCAGCGACACGGGAAGACTGATGCCGGAAACTGCAACAAAGGCAAGTCTTCAGATTGGATTCGGCGATGGTGTCGCCAGGGCGCGCCTGTACGCAAGGAGCGATCACGAGGACAATCTCAAGCGGCTAGCGCTAAAGTTCCCGACAGGAATTATGCGCATGTCCGGTGTACTTGAGGTCGATGTCGATGACCTTCTGGTGAACCTAGCCGCCCTCGCGTCCTGGCCTGAGCCTGGAACGGTCACTTGGGATCCCCAGCTTGCGGCCCTGGCATCTGACTCTGCCCACGACGCACAGGTCATGGGAGAGCGGATTGACAAGGGTGGCGTCCCTAGCGACGTGGCGTCGGAAGACGTGCCGCATCTCCTTGGGTCATCATGGATAGGCGATCTCACCGAATTTCAAATCCGGGACATCGCACGGCTGCTCTCGCTGAGACACGGGGCCAACTTCTCAGTGCCTGGGGCCGGCAAGACGCGCGTCGGCCTCGCCGTCTTCCATGCCTTGCGCAACAAGGGGGTTGAGCGTCTTCTCATCGTAGGACCCAAATCTTGCTACGAGTCCTGGCTCTTTGAGAACCAGCAGTGTCTTGCAGAACCACTGCGCATGGAGATCTACGGCAAGGACAACGATCCATCAGCTGATTCACTGATCGTGAACTACGAGCGACTCCGGTTCGACGGCGTAGCAAACGACCTAGGCCAGTGGCTGGCGGCAAGACCCTCCATGCTTCTGCTCGATGAGGCCCATCGCATGAAATTGGGTGCTGATGGGACGTATGGCGCCGCCTGCCTAGCTCTGGGACCAAGAGCCAGGCATCGCCTTATTCTTACTGGTACGCCGGCCCCTAACGGGCCGAAGGACCTAGAAAACCTCTTCGGGTTCGTGTGGCCCGGCCATGGGCGACAGAAGGTCGTTCAGGCTGTCGGGGGTGGCGACCTCGCCAAGGCCAGTCAGGTACTGCGCCCTCTTTTCACTAGGACCACCAAAAACGAGCTTGGCCTACCACCAGTAACGACCAGCTTGCGCCTCGTACCCATGCCGCCGCTGCATCAGGAGATCTACGAGGCACTTCGAGGACGGTTCTCAGCACGAGCCGCTGGATCAGAGACCGACTTCATCGCGCTAGGAAAGATAGTCGTCTACATGCTCATGGCGGCAACCAGCCCGGCCCTTCTCGCGGTCGGCGCCACCCGCTATGAGCCACTCGCTTACCGAGTGCCCCCGCTGGCCGTTCCTGCCAACTCGCCGCTTTCGACCCTCATGCGCGACCTACCGAACTACGAGATGTCACCCAAGTACCAGGAAGTGCTTGCGATCGTCGCCGCCAACGCTGCGCGAGGACGCAAGACACTAGTATGGTCAACATTCATTCGAAGCCTGAACACTCTAAATCGAATTCTCGGCGAATTCCGGCCAGCCATCGTCCACGGCGGCACAGAGGATCGAGAAGCAGAGATATTGCGTTTCAGGAGAGACCCCAGCTGCATGGTGCTGCTCTCTAATCCAGCCACCCTCGGGGAGGGCATCAGCCTTCACCATGAGTGCCATGACGCGGTCTACGTCGATCGCGACTTCGCGGCCGGCCGCTTCCTCCAGAGCCTCGACCGAATTCACCGATTGGGCCTTTCTCCAGACGCTGAAACCCGGATCACCGTTCTGGCGTCCGAGGGCACGATCGATGAACTTGTCGAACAGCGTTTGGCGGACAAGCTACTTTTTATGGGAAGTATCCTCGATGACCCAACGGTGAGGGAACTTGCCGACCTCTATGAGGAACCAGCCATCGGCGGCGGACTCGATCAGCGCGATCTGCAGGCCCTGATGGGACACCTTCGTGCCACTGCCGCCTGA
- a CDS encoding DNA cytosine methyltransferase: MAEPLRVIEICAGAGGQALGLEKAGFEHELAVELDENAVNTLRYNRPHWKVVQGDVADPDVWDPEDYAPKPGRAPIDLLAGGVPCPPFTIAGKQLGATDERDLFAWAVEQVKILQPRALLLENVRGLSMPRFAGYRQHVLDKLAEFGYAAEWRLLHAANFGVPQLRPRFVLVAMRPDDFAHFHWPESTGDAPTVGEVLLPLLSANGWRGAEEWAKKANDIAPTIVGGSKKHGGADLGPTRAKRAWAELGVDALGVADAAPGPEDVFAVGPKLTCEMVARIQGWDGEEFKWTFTGKKTSNYRQIGNAFPPPVAKALGLSIAAALNRTAERRQFDPVIEHDPIYRALREDGGFMTAAQIARKTKLHFDDPEIDRRISLLSRDFEILKEERRSGLAYKLGAFRAFTGQADHKRHEYFRDRETLSKIS, translated from the coding sequence GTGGCTGAACCACTCCGAGTCATCGAGATCTGCGCCGGCGCGGGCGGCCAGGCGCTTGGACTCGAGAAGGCCGGGTTCGAGCACGAGCTGGCTGTGGAACTGGACGAGAACGCTGTGAACACCCTGCGTTACAACCGGCCGCACTGGAAGGTCGTACAGGGTGACGTCGCGGACCCAGATGTCTGGGATCCCGAAGACTACGCACCGAAACCTGGCCGTGCCCCGATCGATCTCCTAGCTGGTGGAGTTCCCTGTCCTCCGTTCACGATCGCAGGCAAACAGCTGGGGGCGACTGACGAGCGCGATCTCTTTGCCTGGGCAGTCGAGCAGGTCAAGATCCTCCAGCCTCGAGCACTGCTGCTGGAGAACGTGCGCGGGCTCAGCATGCCTCGCTTCGCCGGCTATCGACAGCATGTCCTCGATAAGCTCGCCGAGTTCGGCTACGCCGCCGAATGGCGCCTCCTGCATGCTGCGAACTTCGGCGTCCCTCAGCTACGACCGAGATTCGTCCTGGTAGCAATGAGACCCGATGACTTCGCGCACTTCCACTGGCCGGAGTCAACAGGGGATGCGCCGACCGTCGGCGAGGTTCTGCTTCCCTTGCTCTCAGCTAACGGATGGCGTGGTGCGGAAGAGTGGGCCAAGAAGGCCAACGACATCGCCCCTACCATCGTCGGTGGCTCTAAGAAGCATGGCGGTGCCGACCTTGGGCCAACTCGAGCGAAGCGTGCCTGGGCAGAGCTTGGTGTCGATGCTCTTGGTGTCGCCGATGCCGCACCTGGGCCTGAGGACGTGTTTGCAGTCGGTCCCAAGCTGACCTGCGAGATGGTGGCTCGGATCCAAGGCTGGGACGGTGAAGAGTTCAAGTGGACCTTCACCGGCAAGAAGACATCCAATTACCGCCAGATCGGCAATGCCTTCCCCCCACCGGTTGCTAAGGCCCTGGGACTTTCCATCGCTGCTGCACTCAACCGTACGGCGGAGCGCCGTCAGTTCGATCCTGTCATCGAACACGATCCGATCTACCGAGCTCTTCGTGAGGACGGGGGCTTCATGACGGCCGCCCAGATTGCCCGAAAGACCAAGTTGCATTTCGATGACCCCGAGATCGATCGGCGGATCAGCCTTCTCAGCCGCGACTTCGAGATTCTCAAAGAAGAACGGCGGAGCGGGCTCGCGTACAAGCTCGGAGCTTTTCGGGCCTTCACAGGGCAGGCCGATCACAAGCGCCATGAATACTTCCGTGATCGCGAGACTCTATCCAAGATCAGTTAA
- a CDS encoding very short patch repair endonuclease, with translation MDVPETKRDQARRQAHERGLYPAPLNEGRSRNMRANRRADTKPEVALRSALHRLGYRYRKDFQLNLGEVKVRPDIVFTARKVAVFVDGCFWHVCPEHGREPTTNEWYWTPKLRRNMDRDRRVNVALDAAGWTVLRLWEHEPLSSAVEAVVAAVNLGSERTCDSSSSM, from the coding sequence ATGGACGTGCCCGAGACGAAGAGAGACCAGGCCAGGAGGCAGGCCCACGAGCGAGGCCTCTACCCGGCGCCCCTCAACGAGGGACGATCGCGCAACATGCGCGCCAACCGGCGGGCGGACACGAAGCCCGAGGTGGCGCTGCGCAGTGCGTTGCACCGGCTTGGCTACCGCTACCGCAAGGACTTCCAGCTCAACCTCGGCGAAGTCAAAGTGCGCCCGGACATCGTCTTCACCGCACGCAAGGTAGCGGTCTTCGTCGACGGGTGTTTCTGGCATGTCTGCCCTGAGCACGGGCGCGAGCCGACGACGAACGAGTGGTACTGGACACCCAAGCTGCGCCGGAACATGGATCGTGATCGCAGGGTCAACGTAGCACTCGACGCCGCCGGCTGGACGGTCCTGCGTCTCTGGGAGCACGAGCCGCTATCCTCCGCAGTAGAGGCGGTTGTTGCCGCAGTCAATCTTGGTTCCGAACGCACGTGCGATAGTAGTTCATCCATGTAA
- a CDS encoding transcriptional regulator, with the protein MAVRFGVPPEGERIRSLVEERLKQAMSEDGAKITVDWRGEQRHLRVISMPVDMLYFNPDTHRIRAQRTLNPERNRVLEEAPWSDAAQAYLHDLLRQQASDPNQTDPEYTSLMNELDDFGQREPGIISPDGILVDGNTRCAALRDLGVKDIRVGVLPADTSRRDINSVELALQLRKDKRRDYSYINRLIAIEEELASGRREEDVARDFNIKVKTLQQDRRVYQMINEAIERSRTSGGAQLRLIDFERHQEKLRELQRDFDKKAETDPEAAEQLRESRLAMVVLNYPKTSLRLAEGDFYKRYLDERLPTHLRPAVEESSAVVIPGLPGVAVPDATVAVKKARALTDQLLQAEAARVAGDKLGPQEQAEAGNLIKAARTTFDVAVKLAGQNAQLEKRKIAVQERLTDAADYVKQCAAEFAEAKAKRALDEDAFDDALLELRDSLIRLARQAGRTFDIPGDGVEWLLSATRED; encoded by the coding sequence ATGGCCGTGAGATTTGGTGTTCCTCCGGAGGGCGAGAGGATCCGCAGCCTGGTCGAGGAGCGCCTCAAGCAGGCCATGTCCGAGGACGGAGCCAAGATCACGGTCGACTGGCGCGGTGAGCAGAGACACCTCCGTGTCATCTCGATGCCTGTCGACATGCTCTACTTCAACCCGGACACCCATCGAATTCGGGCACAGAGAACTCTGAACCCCGAACGCAACCGAGTTCTGGAAGAGGCACCGTGGAGCGACGCCGCGCAGGCGTACCTTCATGACCTTCTGCGCCAGCAGGCATCCGATCCCAACCAGACGGACCCCGAATACACCTCCCTGATGAACGAGCTCGATGATTTCGGGCAGAGGGAGCCGGGGATCATCAGCCCTGACGGGATCCTTGTCGACGGAAACACACGCTGCGCTGCTTTGAGAGACCTCGGTGTCAAAGACATCCGAGTCGGCGTACTGCCCGCCGATACCTCTCGGCGGGATATCAATAGCGTTGAACTCGCACTGCAGCTACGCAAAGACAAACGGCGCGACTATTCTTACATCAACCGTCTTATTGCCATCGAGGAAGAACTCGCGAGCGGACGACGCGAGGAAGATGTCGCCCGGGACTTCAATATCAAAGTGAAGACCTTGCAGCAAGACCGCAGGGTCTATCAAATGATCAACGAGGCGATCGAGCGTAGCCGCACCAGCGGCGGTGCCCAGCTTCGGCTCATCGACTTCGAACGACACCAGGAAAAGCTCCGAGAGCTGCAGCGCGACTTCGACAAGAAGGCCGAAACCGACCCTGAAGCCGCTGAGCAGCTCAGAGAGTCGCGGCTGGCGATGGTCGTGCTGAATTACCCAAAGACCTCACTGCGCTTGGCAGAGGGAGATTTCTACAAGCGTTACCTAGATGAGCGTCTGCCGACACACCTGCGCCCTGCGGTGGAAGAGTCCAGTGCAGTCGTAATCCCGGGACTTCCCGGTGTCGCTGTCCCTGACGCGACAGTAGCCGTTAAGAAAGCTCGGGCTCTGACCGACCAGCTTCTCCAGGCGGAAGCGGCCAGAGTGGCGGGCGACAAGCTAGGGCCACAGGAGCAGGCTGAAGCCGGTAACTTGATCAAAGCCGCTCGCACTACGTTCGACGTGGCAGTGAAGCTAGCTGGCCAGAACGCGCAACTCGAGAAGCGCAAGATAGCCGTGCAAGAACGACTTACCGATGCTGCTGACTACGTTAAGCAGTGTGCCGCGGAATTTGCCGAAGCCAAGGCCAAACGGGCTCTCGACGAGGATGCTTTCGACGATGCCCTTCTTGAGTTGCGCGACAGTCTTATTCGCCTCGCAAGACAGGCTGGCCGCACGTTCGACATTCCGGGTGACGGTGTGGAATGGCTGCTCTCAGCGACACGGGAAGACTGA
- a CDS encoding DUF4166 domain-containing protein translates to MTSIFERALGSDFARLHPQLQRRFGVSVADRRACVGAGVMDHIWHAGFTRPFLAIGGTRNILVPEQGRQVPFTIENYPYVDSYGRETVSFVRVFELPGRRRRFDAQMVFDPIRGIVDYLGSHQHLAVDLDFQVDEHGGLVIRSGEFRLHEGRLSCRLPGAVTGTAVVRESYDDEAGEFRIGVTVSHHRLGPMFGYWGAFTARYVDVTEHGVPATIKPVREEARL, encoded by the coding sequence ATGACCTCGATTTTCGAACGTGCCCTGGGCTCCGATTTCGCCCGTCTGCACCCGCAACTGCAACGACGCTTCGGTGTGAGCGTCGCCGACAGGCGGGCCTGCGTGGGCGCGGGGGTGATGGACCACATCTGGCATGCGGGCTTCACCCGGCCGTTCCTCGCCATCGGCGGGACCCGCAACATCCTGGTCCCCGAGCAGGGCCGGCAGGTGCCGTTCACCATCGAGAACTACCCGTACGTCGACTCGTACGGGCGGGAGACGGTCAGCTTCGTCCGCGTCTTCGAGCTGCCCGGCCGCCGCAGGCGGTTCGACGCCCAGATGGTGTTCGACCCCATCAGGGGCATCGTCGACTATCTGGGCTCGCACCAGCATCTGGCCGTGGACCTGGACTTCCAGGTGGACGAGCACGGGGGTCTCGTCATCCGCTCCGGTGAGTTCCGCCTGCACGAGGGCAGGCTCTCCTGCCGCCTCCCCGGAGCGGTCACGGGAACGGCCGTCGTCAGGGAGTCGTACGACGACGAGGCGGGGGAGTTCCGCATCGGGGTCACGGTGTCGCACCACCGGCTGGGGCCCATGTTCGGCTATTGGGGCGCGTTCACGGCCCGATATGTCGACGTCACCGAGCACGGCGTGCCCGCCACGATCAAACCTGTACGCGAAGAGGCGCGCCTTTGA
- a CDS encoding 2'-5' RNA ligase family protein: MSPLPKFMADRWGRREMLPSGKGRIYWHVLFRDDPQVRAIASEARRRLAGIGGLDPVPYEWLHLTTLVVGLTDEVTEEQLAALIAEARKRLADVQPVTVTLGRVLYHPEAIALAVRPAEALAPMLDAVRAATRAAVGHDGALDTNPWIPHVTVAYSSAEQPAEPVITALGRHLPDCEVTIDHISLVIQDGPEHLWNWRPIAELPFAIAR; the protein is encoded by the coding sequence GTGAGCCCTTTGCCGAAGTTCATGGCCGACCGCTGGGGGAGGCGGGAAATGCTCCCATCGGGGAAGGGCCGGATCTACTGGCATGTTCTATTTCGCGATGACCCGCAGGTTCGGGCGATAGCGAGCGAGGCCCGTCGACGCCTGGCCGGAATCGGCGGGCTGGACCCGGTGCCGTACGAATGGCTGCACCTGACGACCCTCGTCGTCGGCCTGACCGACGAGGTCACGGAGGAGCAGCTTGCGGCGCTGATCGCCGAGGCGCGGAAACGCCTGGCGGACGTGCAGCCGGTCACCGTGACACTCGGCCGCGTGCTCTACCACCCCGAAGCCATCGCCTTGGCGGTACGTCCCGCGGAGGCGCTGGCACCGATGCTCGACGCCGTACGGGCCGCCACCCGCGCTGCCGTAGGCCATGACGGAGCCTTGGACACCAATCCCTGGATACCGCACGTCACGGTCGCCTACAGCAGTGCGGAGCAGCCCGCCGAGCCCGTCATCACCGCCCTGGGCCGTCACCTACCGGACTGCGAGGTCACGATCGACCACATCAGCCTGGTCATCCAGGACGGCCCCGAACATCTCTGGAACTGGCGCCCTATCGCAGAACTGCCCTTCGCTATCGCGAGGTGA
- a CDS encoding TetR/AcrR family transcriptional regulator, protein MADTRTRLLEGALETLRTQGIAGASARAIATAAGVNQALVFYHFGTVDDLLAAALRYGSEQRVAVYRARFAAVTSLRELLDLGRALHAEERETGNLAVLAQMLAGSQMDGRLAPATADGLGMWVTEIEEVLGRVLAGSPLAEFVDVAGLARATAAAFVGLELYDGVDRDGAERAFNSLEQLAGLVGVLEDMGPLVRRTVRARLRKAGTGEM, encoded by the coding sequence ATGGCCGACACCCGCACACGGCTGCTCGAAGGCGCCCTGGAGACGTTGCGCACCCAGGGCATCGCGGGGGCCTCGGCGCGGGCGATCGCCACCGCCGCGGGGGTGAACCAGGCGCTCGTCTTCTATCACTTCGGCACGGTCGACGACCTCCTCGCCGCGGCCCTGCGGTACGGCTCCGAGCAGCGGGTGGCCGTCTATCGGGCCCGGTTCGCGGCCGTGACCTCCCTGCGCGAACTGCTCGACCTCGGCCGTGCACTGCACGCCGAGGAGCGCGAGACCGGCAACCTCGCCGTGCTCGCCCAGATGCTCGCGGGCAGCCAGATGGATGGCAGGCTCGCCCCCGCCACGGCTGACGGCCTCGGCATGTGGGTCACCGAGATCGAGGAGGTCCTCGGCCGCGTGCTGGCCGGCAGCCCGCTCGCGGAGTTCGTGGACGTCGCCGGGCTCGCCCGCGCGACGGCCGCGGCGTTCGTCGGCCTCGAACTGTACGACGGCGTCGACCGCGACGGCGCGGAGCGCGCGTTCAACAGCCTGGAGCAGCTCGCCGGCCTGGTCGGCGTACTGGAGGACATGGGCCCGCTCGTGCGGCGCACCGTACGCGCCCGCCTCCGCAAGGCCGGCACCGGCGAAATGTGA
- a CDS encoding HYD1 signature containing ADP-ribosyltransferase family protein, which produces MWHYTTEANLLAILDSLELYPSLRKENSKDAYYGDGQYVSDIPPGTMTRAQLSRCFLRVPWLPERFTHYVGLDVTGLEVIRGREHVFVIPGREALDLRGRIVSWGANGDLVPPGGVASRLP; this is translated from the coding sequence ATGTGGCACTACACGACCGAGGCTAATCTGCTGGCAATATTAGATAGCCTTGAGCTCTATCCTTCGTTGCGGAAAGAAAATTCGAAGGATGCCTACTACGGTGATGGCCAGTATGTATCGGACATTCCGCCCGGCACTATGACTCGGGCGCAGCTGTCCCGCTGCTTCCTGCGCGTGCCGTGGTTACCTGAGCGCTTCACCCACTATGTTGGGCTTGATGTGACAGGGCTTGAGGTCATCCGCGGCAGGGAGCACGTCTTCGTCATCCCAGGCCGTGAAGCGCTCGACCTTAGGGGTCGGATCGTAAGCTGGGGGGCAAATGGCGACCTGGTACCTCCGGGTGGAGTGGCATCACGACTTCCCTGA
- a CDS encoding DUF6881 domain-containing protein encodes MATWYLRVEWHHDFPEEPLELYSEVDAAGYEKRKVQVFRDGRVERADEETETAMTGLSEVPIGSPEEISSEGEFSASAITREEFERMWSQAGRA; translated from the coding sequence ATGGCGACCTGGTACCTCCGGGTGGAGTGGCATCACGACTTCCCTGAGGAACCTCTTGAGCTGTACAGCGAAGTCGATGCCGCCGGCTACGAGAAGCGGAAGGTCCAGGTGTTCCGGGACGGCCGAGTGGAGCGGGCTGACGAGGAGACCGAAACAGCGATGACCGGGCTTTCCGAGGTTCCCATCGGATCTCCTGAGGAGATCTCCTCGGAGGGTGAGTTCTCTGCGTCGGCGATCACACGTGAGGAGTTTGAGCGGATGTGGAGCCAGGCGGGGAGAGCTTAA
- a CDS encoding glycoside hydrolase family 6 protein produces MGPYRLLRRLGEGGMGTVYLGEAPDGTRVAVKLLHHSIAADPGFRRRFRREVEAAKRVARFCTAAVLDAQMDGETAYLVTEYVPGPTLREAVVRDGPLRGSSLEGLAVSIATALRAIHAAGIIHRDLKPGNVLLSPVGPKVIDFGVAHLTDMTGQMSSAVVGTPSFMSPEQFEGGPLTPASDVFAWASTIAYAGTGRAPFGNGTLPVVLNRVINGEPDLTGLDGPLGTLVARALAKNPAERPTMQDILDTLIGSAAPATMPGGGGRPSRRLAMGIGAGAVALAAAVAAVWLGTSPGSPSSSGPSATSVAAALPTASPVPPSASAADTGGNPLREPGVRFAYRKEPDPQRQAEIWEAQGRKADAALMRALAAVPHSVQLNMPLAEVKDTVTSTMRLAAAHDATPVFMTDYIPLADCSRRGAPDERTYRHWIDQVATGIGAGRAVVVLEPNSLTKVPGTDGCDEGGAAGTAERYRELGYAVDRLGKLPHTAVYLDGGIQGWPESVTIMADRLVKAAVARADGFYLNSSDFQHTDTLLPYGEKLSRCVHVVSAKGGTCTDAEIAAVPADAPLTHFVIDTSRNGKGVWDAPEGKYADPQPWCNPPGRGVGLRPTTDTGDELADAFLWIRHPGDSNGRCLRGGPGPEDPVYHQVAPVGGTWWPALALDRARNAVPPLR; encoded by the coding sequence GTGGGGCCTTACCGGCTGCTGCGCAGGCTGGGCGAGGGCGGCATGGGCACCGTCTATCTGGGCGAGGCGCCGGACGGCACGCGCGTGGCGGTCAAGCTGCTCCATCACTCCATCGCCGCCGACCCCGGCTTCCGCCGCCGCTTCCGCCGGGAGGTGGAGGCCGCCAAACGCGTCGCCCGCTTCTGCACCGCCGCCGTCCTCGACGCCCAGATGGACGGCGAGACCGCCTACCTGGTCACCGAATACGTCCCCGGCCCGACCCTCCGGGAGGCCGTCGTACGCGACGGGCCGCTGCGCGGCTCCAGCCTGGAAGGACTCGCGGTCAGCATCGCGACCGCCCTGCGGGCCATCCACGCCGCCGGGATCATCCACCGCGACCTCAAGCCCGGCAACGTCCTGCTCTCCCCCGTCGGCCCCAAGGTCATCGACTTCGGCGTCGCCCACCTGACCGACATGACCGGACAGATGAGCAGCGCGGTCGTCGGCACGCCGTCCTTTATGTCTCCCGAACAGTTCGAGGGCGGCCCCCTCACCCCCGCCTCCGACGTCTTCGCCTGGGCGAGCACGATCGCGTACGCGGGCACGGGCCGCGCCCCCTTCGGCAACGGGACGCTCCCCGTCGTGCTCAACCGGGTCATCAACGGGGAACCCGACCTGACCGGCCTCGACGGGCCGCTGGGCACACTCGTCGCCCGCGCCCTGGCCAAGAACCCCGCCGAGCGACCGACCATGCAGGACATCCTCGACACGCTCATCGGCTCCGCGGCCCCCGCGACCATGCCCGGGGGTGGTGGGAGACCCAGCCGCAGACTGGCGATGGGCATCGGGGCGGGGGCCGTCGCCCTGGCCGCGGCGGTGGCCGCAGTGTGGCTCGGCACCTCGCCGGGCTCGCCCTCGTCGTCCGGCCCGTCCGCCACCTCCGTGGCCGCCGCTCTCCCTACTGCTTCCCCCGTTCCCCCGTCCGCTTCCGCCGCCGACACCGGTGGCAATCCGCTGCGCGAGCCCGGCGTACGGTTCGCCTACAGGAAGGAGCCCGACCCGCAGCGCCAGGCGGAGATCTGGGAGGCGCAGGGCAGGAAGGCCGACGCCGCGCTGATGCGCGCCCTGGCCGCGGTGCCGCATTCCGTGCAGCTGAACATGCCGCTCGCCGAGGTGAAGGACACCGTCACGTCCACCATGCGGCTCGCCGCGGCCCACGACGCGACACCGGTGTTCATGACGGACTACATCCCTCTGGCGGACTGCTCCCGTCGCGGGGCGCCGGACGAGCGGACGTACCGGCACTGGATCGACCAGGTCGCGACCGGCATCGGCGCGGGCCGGGCGGTGGTCGTGCTCGAACCCAACAGCCTGACCAAGGTGCCCGGCACCGACGGCTGCGATGAGGGCGGCGCGGCGGGGACCGCCGAGCGCTACCGCGAGCTCGGCTACGCGGTGGACCGCCTGGGGAAGCTGCCGCACACGGCCGTGTATCTCGACGGCGGCATCCAGGGCTGGCCCGAGTCCGTCACCATCATGGCCGACCGGCTCGTCAAGGCCGCCGTAGCGCGGGCCGACGGCTTCTACCTGAACAGCTCGGACTTCCAGCACACCGACACCCTCCTCCCGTACGGCGAAAAGCTCTCCCGCTGCGTCCACGTGGTGAGCGCCAAGGGCGGCACCTGTACGGACGCCGAGATCGCCGCCGTGCCGGCCGACGCGCCGCTGACCCACTTCGTCATCGACACCAGCCGCAACGGCAAGGGCGTGTGGGACGCGCCCGAGGGCAAGTACGCCGACCCGCAGCCGTGGTGCAACCCGCCAGGGCGGGGCGTCGGCCTCCGCCCGACCACCGACACCGGCGACGAGCTGGCCGACGCGTTCCTGTGGATCCGCCACCCCGGAGACTCCAACGGCCGGTGCCTGCGGGGCGGCCCCGGGCCGGAGGATCCGGTGTATCACCAGGTGGCCCCCGTCGGCGGCACCTGGTGGCCGGCCCTCGCCCTCGACCGCGCCCGCAACGCCGTCCCGCCGCTGCGTTGA
- a CDS encoding protein NO VEIN domain-containing protein, protein MRAAQALGIDADQAFRHVHLAWKKVDLELRKRIGAAGEAALVELLRSSVAARVEHVSTYSDAYGYDIELFDASFQLHIEAKATLRRHRLTLFLSRHEYETMMHDPAWQLVAVHLSEDLRAEAICSVPAEWIQENVPSDHGFSGRWESCRLNIPPSQVTSGIPRLAPLFLDSRAPAIDGRVRW, encoded by the coding sequence TTGAGAGCCGCCCAAGCTCTTGGGATCGATGCCGATCAAGCCTTTCGGCATGTCCATCTAGCATGGAAGAAAGTTGATCTCGAGCTGCGAAAACGAATCGGCGCAGCCGGCGAAGCAGCTCTGGTTGAGCTTCTAAGGAGTTCGGTAGCCGCACGCGTGGAGCATGTGTCCACATACTCGGATGCTTATGGGTACGACATAGAATTATTCGACGCCAGCTTTCAGCTGCACATCGAAGCAAAGGCAACGCTCCGCCGGCACCGATTGACACTGTTTCTGTCCCGGCACGAGTACGAAACGATGATGCATGACCCGGCATGGCAGCTCGTGGCCGTCCACCTGTCCGAAGATTTGAGAGCCGAGGCCATCTGCTCAGTTCCTGCGGAGTGGATTCAGGAGAACGTTCCATCCGATCATGGATTCAGCGGACGATGGGAATCATGCCGTCTTAACATTCCGCCCAGCCAGGTGACTAGCGGCATACCCAGGCTTGCCCCGCTCTTCCTCGATAGCAGAGCACCAGCCATCGACGGTCGCGTCAGATGGTAA